Proteins found in one Hyalangium minutum genomic segment:
- a CDS encoding HEAT repeat domain-containing protein produces the protein MPAPTAPLGNAHAHLAAWKRGALVLSVALLLGPGAPPQAAPGGASAQVSLPPPLAIRPQVASLLDQPDTRLRALLEDTHTEAPMRASAATALSLQAGTEAIPTLLPYLQDREQQVRIAVARALGRLGGPEVQQALEERIPSEEEPLVREALQQGLSFIAP, from the coding sequence ATGCCCGCGCCGACAGCCCCGCTCGGGAACGCTCACGCCCACCTCGCTGCATGGAAGCGCGGTGCCCTCGTGCTCAGCGTCGCCCTGCTCCTGGGCCCCGGAGCCCCTCCTCAAGCCGCGCCCGGAGGGGCCTCCGCCCAGGTGAGCCTGCCTCCACCGCTGGCGATTCGCCCCCAGGTGGCCTCGCTGCTCGACCAGCCCGATACGCGCCTGCGCGCCTTGCTCGAAGACACGCACACCGAGGCCCCCATGCGCGCCAGTGCCGCTACCGCGCTCAGCCTCCAGGCAGGCACTGAAGCCATCCCTACCCTGCTGCCCTACCTTCAGGATCGCGAGCAACAGGTCCGCATCGCCGTCGCTCGGGCGCTTGGGCGCCTGGGCGGTCCCGAGGTCCAGCAGGCCCTCGAAGAGCGCATCCCCTCCGAGGAGGAGCCGCTCGTCCGTGAGGCGCTCCAGCAAGGTCTCTCCTTCATCGCGCCCTGA
- a CDS encoding HAD family hydrolase, producing the protein MEAMRPTVLLFDIDGTLVTTGGAGRRAISRAFEKLHGRLDACDSFSLSGMTDRAIVRKALSLIGVESPPEAIDAVIAAYLSFLDEEVRKTEARSYFVHAGMREAVLEARSRSGVAVGLGTGNVRQGARVKLERVGIYDQFAFGGFGCDHEDRVELIRHGARSGAQLLGAPLEACRVVVIGDTPKDVHAAKGIGAVCIGVGTGNFTPQALIESGADFAFPDIAAPGALEALLQDR; encoded by the coding sequence ATGGAGGCCATGCGTCCGACCGTGCTCCTCTTCGACATCGATGGCACCCTCGTTACCACCGGAGGTGCCGGACGCCGCGCCATCTCCCGCGCCTTCGAGAAGCTCCATGGCCGGCTCGATGCGTGTGATTCGTTCAGCCTCTCTGGGATGACCGACCGTGCCATCGTCCGCAAGGCGCTCTCCCTCATCGGCGTGGAGTCCCCTCCCGAGGCCATCGACGCCGTCATCGCGGCATACCTCTCCTTCCTCGACGAGGAGGTGAGAAAGACCGAGGCCCGCAGCTACTTCGTCCACGCGGGCATGCGCGAGGCCGTGTTGGAGGCTCGCTCCCGCTCGGGCGTCGCAGTGGGGCTCGGCACTGGCAATGTGCGACAGGGCGCCCGCGTGAAGCTCGAGCGCGTGGGCATCTATGACCAGTTCGCCTTCGGCGGCTTCGGCTGTGACCACGAGGATCGAGTCGAGCTCATCCGCCACGGAGCCCGCTCGGGCGCTCAGTTGCTGGGCGCACCGCTCGAAGCGTGCCGCGTGGTCGTCATCGGAGATACCCCCAAGGATGTCCACGCCGCCAAGGGCATCGGCGCCGTCTGTATTGGTGTGGGTACTGGCAACTTCACTCCCCAGGCCCTCATTGAGTCCGGCGCCGACTTCGCCTTTCCGGATATTGCCGCGCCGGGGGCGCTCGAAGCCCTCCTGCAGGATCGCTGA
- the hrpB gene encoding ATP-dependent helicase HrpB: MPEVALPIDPLLPEIVATLRDARSLVLEAPPGAGKTTRVPRALLQAGMARGKEIIVLQPRRLPTRLAAQRVSEELGERVGDTVGYQVRFEDVRGPKTRLSFVTEGVLGRRLLSDPELRDVGMVVLDEFHERHLAADVSLAMLRRLQEGARPDLKLVVMSATLDAEPIRAYLGGCPRLRSEGRRFDVTLEYLPTADDRHLDVQVLSAIKRVFAAGLDGDVLVFLPGAHEIRRSRDACAEFAERHGVEVLPLHGDLSPAEQDRAVRRSSRRKIILSTNVAETSVTIDGVAVVIDSGLARVASHSPWSGLPTLKLSKVSRASATQRAGRAGRTRAGHCLRLYTQHDFDGRPEQDAPEIRRVDLAETVLSLRASGVQDLASFPFFEPPPAASLEAAETLLRRLGAVDPKGQVTEIGHRLLRFPVHPRQARIIVEGERRGTGADAAVLAALMGERDIRREARANLSGPGRASAVVSGPSDLLELLERFREAERADFASGRLHSLSLEAGAVQAVDRVQKQLRRAVKDKGPRPGSPEAREQALMLSALAGYPDRVAKRRRPRAPELLLFGGGTASLSEMSVVQDAELMVAVDAEERPGRGAVVRLASAVEPEWLLDLYPDALEELDALQWNADSRRVERITRLAYGNLVLEETRTPAPPSEETAKVLVEAALAAGPERFADPEALTQWRTRVALLAESFPQANFPAVDNAFLRDSLASLCSGARSFADLEGVSLLDALYARLTGEQARLLSTHAPDRITLPGGRGVKVHYEPGKPPWVESRLQDFFGMAQGPSVCAGRVPLVLHLLAPNMRAVQVTTDLAGFWERHYPAIRKELCRKYPRHSWPEDPRHAQPPAPRPPRR; this comes from the coding sequence ATGCCCGAAGTCGCCCTCCCTATCGATCCGCTCCTGCCGGAGATCGTCGCCACGCTGCGCGACGCCCGGTCGCTCGTGCTGGAGGCCCCTCCCGGGGCGGGCAAGACGACCCGTGTCCCTCGCGCGCTGCTCCAGGCCGGGATGGCTCGCGGCAAGGAGATCATCGTCCTCCAGCCTCGGCGGCTCCCGACCCGCCTCGCGGCCCAGCGCGTCTCCGAGGAGCTGGGCGAGCGCGTGGGCGACACCGTCGGCTACCAGGTCCGCTTCGAGGACGTCCGAGGTCCCAAGACGCGCCTGTCCTTCGTCACCGAAGGCGTCCTCGGCCGCCGGCTCCTCTCCGACCCGGAGCTGAGGGATGTGGGGATGGTCGTCCTCGACGAGTTCCACGAGCGGCACCTCGCCGCGGATGTGTCGCTCGCGATGCTCCGCCGGCTTCAAGAAGGAGCGCGGCCCGACCTCAAGCTCGTCGTCATGTCCGCGACGCTCGATGCCGAGCCCATCCGCGCCTACCTGGGCGGATGCCCCCGCCTGCGCTCCGAGGGCCGCCGCTTCGACGTCACCCTGGAGTACCTGCCCACCGCCGATGACCGGCACCTTGATGTTCAGGTGCTCTCCGCCATCAAGCGCGTCTTCGCCGCCGGGCTCGATGGCGATGTCCTCGTCTTCCTCCCGGGCGCCCATGAGATCCGCCGCTCCCGCGACGCCTGCGCCGAGTTCGCCGAGCGCCATGGCGTCGAAGTGCTCCCGCTCCACGGAGATCTGTCTCCCGCCGAGCAGGACCGCGCCGTGCGCCGCAGCTCGCGCCGGAAGATCATCCTCTCCACCAACGTCGCCGAGACCTCCGTCACCATCGACGGTGTCGCCGTGGTCATCGACAGCGGCCTGGCCCGTGTGGCCTCGCACTCGCCCTGGTCCGGCCTGCCCACGCTCAAGCTGTCCAAGGTGAGCCGCGCCTCCGCCACCCAGCGCGCCGGACGCGCCGGACGTACCCGCGCCGGCCACTGCCTGCGCCTCTACACCCAGCACGACTTCGACGGCCGCCCCGAGCAGGATGCCCCCGAGATTCGCCGAGTGGATCTCGCGGAGACCGTGCTCTCGCTGCGCGCCTCGGGTGTGCAGGACCTCGCCTCCTTCCCCTTCTTCGAGCCGCCCCCCGCTGCTTCCCTCGAGGCCGCGGAGACGCTGCTGCGAAGGCTCGGCGCCGTGGATCCCAAGGGCCAGGTGACCGAGATCGGCCACCGCCTCCTGCGCTTCCCCGTCCACCCCCGCCAGGCCCGCATCATCGTGGAGGGTGAACGCCGAGGAACGGGTGCTGACGCCGCAGTGCTCGCCGCGCTCATGGGCGAGCGGGATATCCGCCGCGAGGCCCGGGCGAACTTGAGCGGACCTGGACGCGCCTCCGCCGTCGTCAGTGGCCCTTCGGATCTGCTGGAGCTTCTGGAGCGGTTCCGAGAGGCAGAGCGCGCGGACTTCGCCTCCGGACGTCTCCACTCCCTCTCTCTGGAAGCGGGCGCTGTGCAGGCCGTGGACCGGGTGCAGAAGCAGCTCCGGCGCGCCGTCAAGGACAAGGGTCCTCGCCCCGGGTCTCCCGAGGCCCGTGAGCAGGCGCTGATGCTCAGCGCGCTCGCAGGCTACCCGGACCGTGTGGCGAAGCGGCGCAGGCCTCGGGCCCCAGAGCTGCTCCTCTTTGGAGGAGGTACCGCTTCCCTCTCCGAGATGAGCGTCGTCCAAGACGCCGAGCTGATGGTCGCCGTCGATGCCGAGGAGCGTCCCGGCCGCGGCGCCGTCGTCCGTCTGGCCAGCGCCGTCGAGCCCGAGTGGCTCCTGGACCTCTACCCAGACGCCTTGGAGGAGCTGGACGCCCTCCAGTGGAACGCCGACTCCCGCCGCGTCGAGCGCATCACCCGGCTGGCCTACGGCAACCTCGTGTTGGAGGAGACCCGCACGCCCGCGCCTCCGTCCGAGGAGACGGCCAAGGTGCTCGTCGAGGCCGCGCTCGCCGCCGGGCCCGAGCGCTTCGCCGATCCCGAGGCCCTCACGCAGTGGCGCACCCGCGTGGCCCTCCTCGCCGAGTCCTTCCCCCAGGCGAACTTCCCCGCCGTGGACAACGCCTTCCTGCGCGATTCGCTCGCGTCCCTGTGCTCAGGCGCCCGCAGCTTCGCGGATCTGGAAGGTGTGTCCCTGCTGGACGCTCTCTACGCGCGCCTCACCGGTGAACAGGCACGGCTGCTGTCCACCCACGCGCCCGACCGCATCACCCTGCCCGGAGGCCGAGGCGTCAAAGTCCACTACGAGCCCGGCAAGCCGCCCTGGGTGGAGTCTCGCTTGCAGGACTTCTTCGGGATGGCCCAGGGCCCCAGCGTCTGCGCGGGCCGCGTGCCGCTGGTGCTCCACCTGCTGGCGCCCAACATGCGCGCTGTGCAGGTGACCACGGACCTCGCGGGCTTCTGGGAGCGGCACTACCCCGCGATCCGCAAGGAGCTGTGCCGCAAGTACCCCCGGCACAGCTGGCCCGAGGATCCGCGCCACGCGCAGCCCCCGGCGCCTCGCCCGCCACGGAGGTGA
- a CDS encoding GNAT family N-acetyltransferase: protein MSDSATPQPVTISPIQNEAELFQALAIREVVFIEEQHVPEGIERDAEDAKAYHVLAFQGGHAIGTGRLVMLPQAPERQEGTWAQIGRMAVLQSSRKARVGSKLLETLEAEAKRRGVTGIKLHAQLFALEFYKKHGYEPLGAVFMEGGIEHLEMQKKF, encoded by the coding sequence ATGTCCGACTCGGCGACCCCTCAGCCCGTCACCATCAGCCCGATCCAGAACGAGGCGGAACTCTTCCAAGCCCTGGCCATCCGCGAGGTGGTGTTCATCGAGGAGCAGCACGTCCCCGAGGGCATCGAGCGCGACGCCGAGGACGCGAAGGCCTACCACGTGCTCGCGTTCCAGGGCGGCCACGCCATTGGGACGGGGCGCCTCGTCATGCTGCCGCAGGCTCCCGAGCGCCAGGAGGGCACTTGGGCGCAGATTGGCCGCATGGCGGTGCTGCAGTCCTCGCGCAAGGCGCGGGTGGGCTCCAAGCTGCTCGAGACGCTGGAGGCCGAGGCGAAGCGACGGGGCGTCACCGGCATCAAGCTGCACGCGCAGCTGTTCGCGCTCGAGTTCTACAAGAAGCACGGCTACGAGCCGCTGGGCGCCGTCTTCATGGAAGGCGGCATCGAGCACCTGGAGATGCAGAAGAAGTTCTGA
- a CDS encoding MFS transporter gives MTPPPAAGRTALAGFYLLYFGTVGITQPFLPAYLRSLALSTTEVGLLLALSPLASLVTPPLWGHLADRTGRLSSVLTVLAVGAMLGFVPLLGVERFPALVATLAAYACFASSITPMVDSLALNHVAQRGGSFAHLRLFGSLGFILSATTFGLMVRTVDRSTILVGVTLFGLLAAWSFSLRSQATASGTPHPLAGLGLLRDNKDLRWLLAATSLHWMACTPYNGMLAIHVLALGLSPSVVGICAGLGVAAEVGAMLLYPRFADRIAPRHLLCISFVLSAVRWGGMAVASSPGAIVALALLHSMTFGVFYVSSVAFMARRVPQHLRASGQGIFAAVTFGVGGLVGFSSAGAAYSLLGGGHALFALAGGLELIAAVLVLQASPAPTPPPQGEAIPPAAP, from the coding sequence ATGACCCCTCCCCCAGCCGCCGGGCGGACTGCCCTCGCCGGCTTCTACCTTCTGTACTTCGGGACGGTGGGTATCACCCAGCCGTTCCTGCCCGCCTACCTGCGCTCACTCGCCCTGTCCACGACCGAGGTTGGGCTGCTGCTCGCTCTGTCTCCGCTGGCCTCGTTGGTGACCCCACCCCTGTGGGGGCATCTGGCTGATCGCACGGGGCGCCTCAGTTCTGTCCTCACCGTGCTCGCCGTGGGCGCCATGCTCGGCTTCGTGCCCTTGCTGGGCGTGGAGCGCTTCCCGGCTCTCGTGGCGACGCTCGCCGCCTACGCCTGCTTCGCCTCCTCCATTACCCCCATGGTGGACAGTCTGGCGCTCAACCACGTGGCCCAGAGGGGTGGCAGCTTCGCCCACCTGCGCCTGTTCGGCTCGCTCGGCTTCATCCTGTCCGCGACCACCTTCGGGCTGATGGTGCGCACCGTGGATCGCTCCACCATCCTCGTGGGCGTGACGCTCTTTGGACTGCTGGCGGCCTGGAGCTTCTCGCTCCGTTCCCAAGCGACCGCCAGCGGAACGCCGCACCCGTTGGCCGGCCTGGGCCTGCTGCGCGACAACAAGGACCTGCGCTGGCTGCTGGCCGCCACCAGCCTGCACTGGATGGCCTGCACGCCTTACAACGGCATGCTCGCCATTCACGTGCTGGCGCTTGGCCTGTCTCCGTCGGTGGTCGGCATCTGCGCGGGCCTGGGCGTGGCCGCCGAGGTGGGAGCGATGCTCCTATACCCCCGGTTCGCCGACCGCATTGCTCCCCGGCACCTGCTCTGCATCTCCTTCGTCCTGAGCGCGGTGCGCTGGGGCGGCATGGCGGTGGCCTCGTCGCCGGGCGCCATCGTGGCGCTCGCGCTGCTCCACTCGATGACCTTCGGTGTCTTCTACGTCTCCAGCGTGGCGTTCATGGCGCGCCGCGTCCCTCAACACCTGCGAGCCTCTGGCCAGGGCATCTTCGCCGCGGTGACGTTCGGCGTCGGAGGGCTCGTCGGGTTCTCCTCGGCGGGAGCGGCCTACTCGCTGCTCGGAGGTGGGCACGCGCTCTTCGCCCTGGCCGGAGGGCTGGAGCTGATCGCTGCCGTGCTCGTGCTCCAGGCCTCCCCGGCACCTACGCCTCCGCCTCAAGGCGAAGCCATCCCACCCGCCGCCCCGTGA
- the fdxA gene encoding ferredoxin FdxA yields MAYVVAEPCIKCKYTDCVEVCPVNCFYEGENFLVIHPDECIDCGACEPVCPTKAIFPETELPAKWKEYKALNADFSTKWPNIAEKKEPLSEAEEFKLKDEKRPLLSTKPGK; encoded by the coding sequence ATGGCTTATGTCGTCGCCGAGCCTTGCATCAAGTGCAAGTACACCGACTGTGTCGAGGTGTGCCCGGTCAACTGTTTCTACGAGGGGGAGAACTTCCTCGTCATCCACCCGGATGAGTGCATCGATTGTGGGGCGTGCGAGCCGGTGTGCCCCACGAAGGCCATCTTCCCGGAGACGGAGCTCCCCGCGAAGTGGAAGGAGTACAAGGCGCTGAACGCCGACTTCTCGACGAAGTGGCCGAACATCGCCGAGAAGAAGGAGCCGCTGTCCGAGGCCGAGGAGTTCAAGCTCAAGGACGAGAAGCGTCCCCTGCTGAGCACCAAGCCGGGCAAGTAA
- the asd gene encoding aspartate-semialdehyde dehydrogenase has protein sequence MSKLRAVLIGATGLAGQQFIAALQNHPFIELTGLAASPRSAGKPYAEALRTSNGMTAWFVPEPLTPELAKMPVISGDEVKGKDYDIAFSAVEADVARELEPRLAKDIPVFSAASAFRYEADVPLVIPPVNAAHAPLVREQQRRRGFKGFIVPIPNCTTTGLAITLAPLAERFGVKAVLMTSLQAMSGAGRSPGVIGLDILDNVIPFIPKEEHKVEVETKKILGGLQVDGTAITSHDVKVSCTCTRVAVLEGHTESVFVSLGKKATVAEVTAAMREWKGAEVARGLPSAPQQSRWIEVLDDPYRPQPRLDRDTHGGMATTVGRVREDGVLENGFKYVLVSHNTKMGAAKGAILVAELMKAQGLLG, from the coding sequence ATGTCGAAGCTCCGCGCTGTTCTGATCGGTGCCACCGGTCTTGCGGGCCAGCAGTTCATTGCCGCGCTTCAGAATCACCCCTTCATCGAGCTCACCGGGTTGGCGGCCTCTCCGCGCTCGGCGGGCAAGCCCTACGCGGAGGCGCTGCGCACCTCCAACGGGATGACCGCGTGGTTCGTCCCCGAGCCGCTCACCCCCGAGCTGGCCAAGATGCCGGTGATCAGCGGCGATGAGGTGAAGGGCAAGGACTACGACATCGCCTTCTCCGCCGTGGAGGCGGACGTGGCGCGCGAGCTGGAGCCCCGGCTGGCCAAGGACATCCCCGTGTTCTCGGCCGCGAGTGCCTTCCGCTACGAGGCGGACGTGCCGCTGGTCATTCCTCCCGTGAACGCCGCGCACGCGCCGCTGGTGCGCGAGCAGCAGCGCCGCCGGGGCTTCAAGGGCTTCATCGTCCCCATCCCCAACTGCACCACCACGGGCCTGGCCATCACCCTGGCGCCCCTGGCCGAGCGCTTCGGCGTGAAGGCGGTGCTGATGACGAGCCTGCAGGCCATGTCGGGCGCGGGGCGCTCGCCGGGCGTGATCGGCCTGGACATCCTGGACAACGTCATCCCCTTCATCCCCAAGGAGGAGCACAAGGTGGAGGTGGAGACGAAGAAGATCCTCGGCGGGCTGCAGGTGGATGGCACGGCCATCACCTCGCATGACGTGAAGGTGTCCTGCACGTGCACCCGCGTGGCGGTGCTCGAGGGCCACACCGAGTCCGTCTTCGTGTCGCTGGGCAAGAAGGCCACCGTGGCGGAAGTCACCGCCGCCATGCGCGAGTGGAAGGGCGCCGAGGTGGCTCGCGGCCTGCCGTCCGCTCCGCAGCAGTCCCGGTGGATCGAGGTGCTGGACGATCCCTACCGTCCGCAGCCCCGGCTGGACCGCGATACGCACGGGGGCATGGCCACCACGGTGGGCCGTGTGCGCGAGGACGGCGTGCTGGAGAACGGCTTCAAGTACGTGCTCGTCTCGCACAACACGAAGATGGGCGCGGCCAAGGGCGCCATCCTGGTGGCCGAGCTGATGAAGGCCCAGGGGCTGCTGGGCTGA
- a CDS encoding rhodanese-like domain-containing protein: MELRIPCAELYLRLGDDDVLVLDCRSPENWEQVEFHIPGSLRMTPEEVSQDLFILPDDELIVLYGCEADWENVLRVCRMLLMQGRKAVCLDGGIQAWMAEGFPTEQHLCRDSAMNGSHAAAERW, encoded by the coding sequence ATGGAACTTCGTATCCCCTGCGCCGAGCTGTACCTCAGGCTTGGGGACGACGATGTCCTCGTCCTTGACTGCCGCTCCCCGGAGAACTGGGAGCAGGTGGAGTTTCACATCCCCGGCTCCCTCCGGATGACGCCCGAGGAAGTCTCCCAGGATCTCTTCATCCTCCCGGACGATGAGCTGATCGTCCTCTATGGCTGTGAGGCGGACTGGGAAAATGTACTCCGCGTCTGCCGCATGCTCCTGATGCAGGGGCGCAAGGCCGTCTGCCTGGATGGGGGAATCCAAGCCTGGATGGCCGAGGGCTTCCCCACGGAGCAGCACCTGTGCCGTGACTCCGCGATGAACGGCTCGCATGCAGCCGCCGAACGGTGGTAA
- a CDS encoding acyl-CoA dehydrogenase family protein: MLHGYGLYQEEHEAFRRTVRAVIEKEILPFAQEWEAREEFPRELFTRFGELGFLGLKYPEAYGGSAAGELYEAVLLEELGRCGSGGVSAGLGAQFTISTGPLHLFGTDEQKRRFLAPAIKGEKIGALAITEPDAGSDVAGLRTTAIRDGDHYVVNGSKTYITNGVRADFLVCAVKTDPKAGHKGLSMLIVERGMPGFGVGRKLQKLGWRASDTAELFFEDCRVPATHLLGQEGQGFYQIMGNFQWERLSLALGALGAMEDMLEKVIAHVKERKAFGQTLSDFQVVRHKLADLFTELECARQLTYHALRLHVGGEYAVAQTSMAKKVATETACRVADACLQLYGGAGYMMEYDIQRHWRDARLGPIGGGTTEVMNEIIAKQLGL; the protein is encoded by the coding sequence ATGCTGCACGGCTACGGGCTGTACCAGGAGGAGCACGAGGCCTTCCGCCGCACGGTGCGCGCGGTCATCGAGAAGGAGATCCTCCCCTTTGCCCAGGAGTGGGAGGCCCGGGAGGAGTTCCCCCGGGAGCTCTTCACCCGCTTCGGCGAGCTGGGCTTCCTGGGGCTGAAGTACCCGGAGGCCTACGGCGGCTCGGCTGCTGGGGAGCTGTACGAGGCGGTGCTCCTGGAGGAACTGGGGCGGTGTGGCTCGGGCGGCGTCTCCGCGGGCCTGGGCGCCCAGTTCACCATCTCCACCGGGCCCCTCCACCTGTTCGGCACGGACGAGCAGAAGCGGCGCTTCCTCGCCCCCGCCATCAAAGGCGAGAAGATCGGCGCCCTGGCCATCACCGAGCCCGATGCTGGCTCGGATGTGGCGGGCCTGCGCACCACCGCCATCCGGGACGGGGACCACTATGTGGTGAACGGCTCCAAGACGTACATCACCAACGGCGTGCGCGCGGACTTCCTGGTGTGCGCGGTGAAGACGGATCCGAAGGCCGGCCACAAGGGCCTGTCCATGCTCATCGTCGAGCGGGGCATGCCGGGCTTCGGGGTAGGGCGCAAGCTGCAGAAGCTCGGGTGGCGCGCCTCGGACACGGCGGAGCTCTTCTTCGAGGACTGCCGCGTACCCGCCACCCACCTGCTCGGCCAGGAGGGGCAGGGCTTCTATCAGATCATGGGCAACTTCCAGTGGGAGCGGCTCTCGCTGGCGCTGGGAGCGCTCGGGGCCATGGAGGACATGCTGGAGAAGGTGATCGCCCACGTGAAGGAGCGGAAGGCGTTCGGGCAGACGCTCAGCGACTTCCAGGTGGTGCGCCACAAGCTGGCGGACCTCTTCACCGAGCTCGAGTGCGCCCGCCAGCTCACGTACCACGCGCTGCGCCTCCACGTGGGCGGCGAGTACGCCGTGGCCCAGACGTCCATGGCCAAGAAGGTGGCCACCGAGACGGCCTGCCGTGTGGCGGATGCCTGTCTCCAGCTCTACGGCGGCGCCGGCTACATGATGGAGTACGACATCCAGCGGCACTGGCGTGACGCTCGCCTGGGCCCCATCGGAGGAGGCACCACCGAGGTGATGAACGAGATCATCGCCAAGCAACTCGGGCTGTGA
- a CDS encoding SpoIID/LytB domain-containing protein, protein MASPTPVSSSSQPVDAGALPPLPEDPLSQGLSTPVEVKRLDFRGGEPQVPIRLMEGRPHVTFSPRGRMKLRFGGPDDKVLEAPSGSVWKVRVTQGEPAVLTDRVQLGEFRFSDKAGLAEEQQQWQERGISTRVQVIGSLYGIAGKVIDNRRYLLLVDEALTPKNAAAKQAELLRKFGARTTLFEEVHIPAHGILEVRDASGSVVGLAQDSLNAETLDASGFDIRQVEYHVGYENHGFEDRSYRGALQLTVDSAGMLAVVNVVKLEDLLKGLVPSEIYARAHMEALKAQAVTARGEVLAKVGTKHLADPYLLCSEQHCAVYQGRSGEAASTTAAVEATRGEALFSKDGRLVDSVYSAVCGGHTENNEVVWGGPPDPSLRGQPDLLEPSSKVPTPANLEAFLATSDIPAACQLSTFARPNKFRWEKHFTASQVNAFTESLGVGPIQALTLSERGVSGRARVLTLSGERGATQIRGELNIRKLFGMLNSSMALVEPTRDAEGRITGWVFRGGGWGHGVGMCQTGAIGRAEAGHRYRDILRHYYNGAEVAPIY, encoded by the coding sequence ATGGCGTCTCCTACTCCCGTCTCCTCCTCCTCCCAGCCGGTGGACGCGGGCGCGCTTCCACCTCTCCCCGAAGATCCTCTGTCTCAGGGGCTCTCGACTCCCGTGGAGGTGAAGCGCTTGGACTTCCGTGGCGGCGAGCCCCAGGTGCCCATCCGCCTCATGGAGGGCCGCCCCCACGTCACCTTCTCCCCTCGCGGGCGGATGAAGCTCCGCTTCGGCGGCCCGGATGACAAGGTGCTGGAGGCCCCCTCCGGCTCCGTGTGGAAGGTCCGCGTCACCCAAGGCGAGCCCGCTGTGCTCACCGACCGCGTTCAGCTGGGCGAGTTCCGGTTCTCGGACAAGGCCGGGCTCGCTGAGGAGCAGCAGCAGTGGCAGGAGCGCGGGATCTCCACCCGCGTCCAGGTGATTGGCTCCCTGTATGGCATCGCCGGCAAGGTCATCGACAACCGGCGCTACCTGCTCCTCGTCGATGAGGCCCTCACTCCTAAGAACGCCGCAGCAAAGCAGGCGGAGCTGCTGCGCAAGTTCGGTGCGCGGACCACCCTCTTCGAGGAGGTGCACATCCCGGCCCACGGCATCCTCGAGGTGCGCGATGCCTCGGGCAGCGTGGTAGGGCTCGCGCAGGACTCCTTGAACGCGGAGACGCTGGACGCCTCTGGCTTCGACATCCGCCAGGTGGAGTACCACGTCGGCTACGAGAACCACGGCTTCGAGGACCGCAGCTACCGCGGCGCCCTGCAGCTCACGGTCGATAGCGCCGGAATGCTCGCGGTGGTGAACGTGGTGAAGCTGGAGGATCTCCTCAAGGGCCTGGTGCCCTCGGAGATCTACGCGCGGGCCCACATGGAGGCCCTCAAGGCCCAGGCCGTCACCGCTCGCGGCGAGGTGCTCGCCAAGGTGGGCACCAAGCACCTCGCGGATCCTTACCTCCTGTGCTCCGAACAGCACTGCGCGGTGTACCAGGGACGCTCGGGCGAGGCCGCCAGCACCACCGCCGCCGTCGAGGCCACTCGAGGCGAGGCCCTCTTCTCCAAGGACGGGCGCCTGGTGGACTCCGTCTACAGCGCCGTGTGCGGCGGCCACACCGAGAACAACGAAGTCGTCTGGGGCGGCCCCCCGGACCCCAGCCTGCGCGGCCAGCCAGACCTCCTGGAGCCCTCCTCCAAGGTGCCCACGCCCGCGAACCTGGAGGCGTTCCTCGCCACCTCGGACATTCCAGCCGCCTGCCAGCTGTCCACCTTCGCGCGCCCCAACAAGTTCCGCTGGGAGAAACACTTCACCGCCTCACAGGTGAACGCCTTCACGGAGAGCCTCGGCGTGGGTCCCATCCAAGCCCTGACACTCTCCGAGCGTGGAGTGTCTGGCCGAGCCCGCGTGCTCACCCTCTCCGGCGAGCGGGGTGCCACCCAGATTCGCGGCGAGCTGAACATCCGGAAGCTCTTCGGCATGCTCAACAGCAGCATGGCCCTCGTGGAGCCCACGCGCGACGCCGAGGGCCGCATCACCGGCTGGGTGTTCCGAGGCGGCGGCTGGGGTCACGGGGTAGGGATGTGTCAGACAGGGGCCATCGGGCGGGCCGAGGCCGGCCACCGCTACCGAGACATCCTCCGGCACTACTACAACGGTGCCGAGGTGGCCCCCATCTACTGA